One window from the genome of Pseudomonas fluorescens encodes:
- the queG gene encoding tRNA epoxyqueuosine(34) reductase QueG encodes MPAIPTDLPALAQSIKEWGRELGFQQVGISGLDLAEHEQHLQRWLEAGYHGEMDYMGAHGSKRSHPEELVPGTLRVVSLRMDYLPGDTQMAQLLGQPEKAYVSRYALGRDYHKLIRKRVQQLAEKIQAVIGPFGYRAFVDSAPVLEKAIAEQAGLGWIGKNTLVLNRKAGSYFFLSELFVDLPLPIDPPHGTEHCGKCTACLDICPTNAFVGPYVLDARRCISYLTIELKSAIPEELRPLIGNRVFGCDDCQIVCPWNRFARPSGESDFKPRHNLDNAGLAELFMWDEEKFLSSTEGSPLRRAGYERWLRNLAVGLGNAPSTIPVLQALEARRDYPSELVREHVAWALRQHAERQTSSL; translated from the coding sequence ATGCCTGCCATTCCCACAGACCTCCCCGCCCTCGCCCAATCCATCAAGGAATGGGGCCGCGAGCTGGGTTTCCAGCAGGTCGGCATCAGCGGCCTGGACCTGGCCGAGCATGAACAACACCTGCAACGCTGGCTCGAGGCCGGCTACCACGGCGAAATGGACTATATGGGCGCCCATGGCAGCAAACGCTCGCACCCCGAGGAACTGGTGCCGGGCACGCTGCGGGTGGTTTCCCTGCGCATGGATTACTTGCCGGGCGATACGCAAATGGCGCAATTGCTCGGCCAACCGGAAAAAGCCTACGTCTCGCGTTATGCATTGGGCCGCGATTACCACAAATTGATCCGTAAACGCGTGCAGCAATTGGCGGAAAAAATTCAGGCGGTCATCGGCCCCTTTGGCTACCGTGCCTTTGTCGACAGCGCACCGGTGCTGGAAAAAGCCATCGCCGAACAGGCCGGCCTGGGCTGGATCGGTAAAAACACCCTGGTGTTGAACCGCAAGGCCGGCAGCTATTTTTTCCTGAGCGAGCTGTTTGTCGACCTGCCGCTGCCCATCGATCCACCCCACGGCACCGAGCATTGCGGAAAATGCACCGCATGCCTGGACATCTGTCCTACGAATGCCTTCGTCGGCCCCTACGTGCTCGATGCTCGCCGTTGTATTTCCTACCTGACCATCGAGCTGAAAAGCGCCATTCCTGAAGAGCTGCGGCCACTGATCGGCAACCGGGTGTTCGGCTGTGACGACTGCCAGATCGTCTGCCCGTGGAACCGCTTTGCCCGACCGTCCGGGGAAAGCGACTTCAAGCCGCGGCACAACCTGGACAATGCCGGGTTGGCCGAGCTGTTCATGTGGGACGAAGAGAAATTCCTCAGCAGCACCGAGGGTTCACCGTTGCGCCGTGCCGGTTACGAACGCTGGCTGCGCAACCTGGCGGTGGGCCTGGGTAATGCGCCGTCAACCATTCCCGTGCTGCAAGCGCTGGAGGCGCGGCGCGACTATCCGTCGGAACTGGTGCGCGAGCACGTGGCGTGGGCATTGCGCCAACATGCCGAGCGTCAAACCTCGTCGTTGTAG
- the rsgA gene encoding small ribosomal subunit biogenesis GTPase RsgA — MAKRQLNRRQNWRIEKIQGERAARAAKRESSAVEALEGGDLGPEQTGLVIAHFGVQVEVEAQEGELAGQVFRCHLRANLPALVTGDQVVWRAGNQGIGVIVAQLPRHTELCRPDSRGQLKPVAANVDMIVIVFAPLPEPHANLIDRYLVAAEHAGIRPLLLLNKFDLIDEHNAPALNALLSVYRDLGYPVLEVSAHHGNGMEQLQQQLDGRISVFVGQSGVGKSSLVNSLLPEVETRVGPLSELSGQGTHTTTTARLFHFPGGGELIDSPGIREFGLGHVSRADVEAGFIEFNELIGTCRFRDCKHDREPGCALLKALEEGRVHQQRMNSYRSIIASLPESGY; from the coding sequence ATGGCCAAACGCCAACTCAATCGTCGTCAGAACTGGCGCATCGAAAAGATCCAGGGCGAGCGCGCCGCCCGCGCCGCCAAACGCGAATCCAGTGCTGTCGAAGCCCTGGAGGGTGGCGACCTGGGCCCTGAACAGACCGGCCTGGTGATCGCCCACTTCGGCGTGCAGGTCGAGGTCGAGGCCCAGGAAGGCGAACTGGCCGGCCAGGTGTTCCGCTGCCACTTGCGCGCCAACCTGCCGGCGCTGGTGACGGGCGACCAGGTGGTCTGGCGGGCCGGTAACCAGGGTATCGGCGTGATCGTCGCGCAGTTGCCGCGCCACACCGAGCTGTGCCGGCCGGACAGCCGAGGCCAGCTCAAGCCCGTGGCCGCCAACGTCGACATGATCGTCATCGTGTTCGCCCCGTTGCCCGAGCCCCACGCCAACCTGATCGACCGTTACCTGGTGGCTGCCGAACACGCGGGTATCCGTCCGTTGCTGCTGCTCAACAAGTTCGACCTGATCGACGAACACAACGCCCCGGCGCTGAACGCCCTGCTGTCGGTCTATCGGGATTTGGGTTACCCGGTGCTGGAGGTCTCGGCCCATCACGGCAACGGCATGGAGCAGTTGCAACAGCAACTGGACGGGCGCATCAGTGTGTTCGTCGGCCAGTCTGGCGTGGGCAAGTCTTCGCTGGTCAACAGCCTGCTGCCGGAAGTCGAGACGCGCGTCGGGCCGCTGTCCGAGCTGTCCGGCCAGGGCACCCACACCACCACCACCGCGCGGCTGTTCCATTTCCCTGGCGGCGGTGAATTGATCGACTCGCCGGGTATCCGCGAATTCGGCCTGGGCCACGTCAGCCGGGCCGATGTCGAAGCCGGGTTCATCGAGTTCAACGAGTTGATCGGCACCTGCCGCTTCCGCGACTGCAAGCACGACCGCGAGCCCGGTTGCGCCCTGCTCAAGGCCCTGGAAGAAGGTCGCGTGCATCAGCAACGGATGAACAGCTACCGCTCGATCATCGCCAGCCTGCCGGAAAGCGGTTACTGA
- the motB gene encoding flagellar motor protein MotB: MENNQPIIIKRVKRIAAGHHGGAWKIAFADFATAMMAFFLVLWLLSTATPEQKIAIAGYFKDPVGFSESGTPYIIDLGGSPTLAPENTLNPEVKSQPQPDKVTVDSEQVEGMAEQVERERLELLLQELQNKVEENPQLQKFKDQILFEITPNGLRIQIMDAENRPMFDSGSARLKPYFEDILLAMADTIKAVPNKISISGHTDAKPYIGKGDYGNWELSANRANAARRALVAGSYPDEQVARVVGYASSALFDRKDPFNPVNRRIDIVVLTKKAQKAIEGSQTDDPAPDPVPGEGAPGEAPAPSATPGATVDPNALPADQQPVPAHELRERLNLFDDAAPKPPGAPAQ, translated from the coding sequence ATGGAAAATAACCAGCCGATCATCATCAAGCGCGTCAAGCGCATAGCCGCTGGGCATCACGGGGGCGCCTGGAAAATCGCCTTCGCCGACTTCGCGACGGCGATGATGGCGTTCTTCTTGGTGCTGTGGTTGTTGTCCACGGCGACGCCAGAGCAGAAGATCGCCATCGCCGGCTACTTCAAGGACCCGGTCGGCTTTTCCGAAAGCGGCACGCCCTACATCATCGACCTGGGCGGCTCACCGACCCTGGCCCCGGAAAACACCCTCAACCCCGAGGTCAAGTCCCAGCCCCAGCCCGACAAGGTGACGGTGGATTCCGAGCAGGTCGAAGGCATGGCCGAACAGGTCGAGCGCGAGCGCCTGGAACTGCTGTTGCAGGAATTGCAGAACAAGGTCGAAGAGAATCCGCAACTGCAGAAATTCAAGGACCAGATCCTGTTCGAAATCACCCCGAACGGCTTGCGCATCCAGATCATGGACGCCGAGAACCGGCCGATGTTCGATTCCGGCAGCGCGCGCCTGAAGCCGTATTTCGAGGACATCCTGCTGGCCATGGCCGACACCATCAAGGCGGTGCCGAACAAGATCAGCATCAGTGGTCATACCGATGCCAAACCCTACATCGGCAAGGGTGACTACGGTAACTGGGAGCTGTCCGCCAACCGTGCCAACGCGGCCCGTCGCGCCCTGGTGGCCGGCAGCTATCCGGACGAGCAGGTGGCGCGGGTGGTCGGTTATGCGTCTTCGGCGCTGTTCGACCGCAAGGACCCGTTCAACCCGGTCAACCGGCGTATCGATATCGTGGTGTTGACCAAGAAGGCGCAGAAAGCCATCGAGGGCTCGCAAACCGACGATCCGGCGCCCGATCCGGTCCCGGGCGAGGGGGCGCCGGGTGAAGCGCCTGCTCCGTCCGCCACACCAGGTGCGACGGTCGATCCGAACGCGTTGCCGGCAGACCAGCAGCCCGTGCCGGCCCATGAGCTGCGCGAGCGGCTGAACCTGTTCGACGATGCCGCGCCCAAGCCGCCCGGAGCGCCGGCGCAGTGA
- the orn gene encoding oligoribonuclease: MQNPQNLIWIDLEMTGLNPDTDVIIEMATIVTDSDLNTLAEGPVIAIHHSDEVLAGMDEWNTRQHGGSGLTQRVRESKISMAEAEAQTLAFLEQWVPKGKSPICGNSICQDRRFLYTHMKSLESYFHYRNLDVSTLKELAARWAPEVRDSFQKGSTHLALDDIRESIAELQHYRKHFIKF; encoded by the coding sequence ATGCAAAACCCGCAGAACCTGATCTGGATCGACCTGGAAATGACCGGTCTGAACCCTGACACCGACGTCATCATCGAAATGGCCACCATCGTCACCGACAGTGACCTCAACACCCTGGCCGAAGGCCCGGTGATCGCGATCCACCACAGCGACGAAGTCCTGGCCGGCATGGACGAGTGGAACACCCGCCAGCACGGCGGCTCGGGCCTGACCCAGCGGGTACGCGAGAGCAAGATCAGCATGGCCGAGGCCGAGGCCCAGACCCTCGCCTTCCTGGAACAGTGGGTGCCCAAGGGCAAGTCGCCGATCTGTGGCAACAGCATCTGCCAGGACCGCCGCTTCCTTTATACCCACATGAAATCCCTGGAAAGCTACTTCCACTACCGCAACCTGGACGTCTCCACCCTCAAGGAGCTGGCCGCCCGCTGGGCGCCAGAAGTGCGCGACAGTTTCCAGAAGGGCAGCACCCACCTGGCCCTGGACGACATCCGTGAGTCCATCGCCGAGTTGCAGCATTACCGCAAGCATTTCATCAAGTTCTGA
- a CDS encoding trimeric intracellular cation channel family protein yields the protein MMLLMLYLIAITAEAMTGALSAGRRGMDWFGVVLIACVTALGGGSVRDVLLGHYPLTWVKHPEYLVLTTAAAMLTVFLARWMRHLRSLFLVLDAVGLVAFTLIGCMTALEMGHGMLVASVSGVITGVFGGILRDIFCNDIPLIFRRELYASVSFAAAWCYLLCVFLQLPNEQAILITLFGGFLLRLLAIRFHWEMPKFVYNDEV from the coding sequence ATCATGTTGCTGATGCTTTATCTGATCGCCATCACCGCCGAAGCCATGACCGGCGCCTTGTCTGCCGGGCGGCGGGGCATGGACTGGTTCGGCGTGGTGCTGATCGCCTGTGTCACGGCGCTGGGTGGCGGCTCGGTGCGCGACGTGCTGCTCGGTCATTACCCACTCACCTGGGTCAAGCACCCGGAGTATCTGGTGCTGACCACCGCGGCGGCGATGCTGACGGTGTTCCTGGCGCGCTGGATGCGTCATTTGCGCTCGCTGTTCCTGGTGCTCGACGCCGTGGGCCTGGTGGCGTTCACCCTGATCGGCTGCATGACGGCCCTGGAAATGGGGCATGGCATGCTGGTGGCGTCGGTCAGTGGGGTGATCACCGGGGTGTTCGGTGGCATCCTGCGGGACATCTTCTGCAACGATATTCCGCTGATCTTCCGTCGCGAACTCTACGCCAGCGTCTCGTTTGCCGCGGCGTGGTGTTATCTGCTGTGTGTCTTCCTGCAACTGCCGAACGAGCAGGCAATCCTCATTACCTTGTTCGGCGGTTTCCTGCTGCGGCTCCTGGCGATTCGCTTTCACTGGGAAATGCCGAAGTTCGTCTACAACGACGAGGTTTGA